A region from the Vicia villosa cultivar HV-30 ecotype Madison, WI linkage group LG3, Vvil1.0, whole genome shotgun sequence genome encodes:
- the LOC131658329 gene encoding uncharacterized protein LOC131658329: MPQGSHVPFLARLMFDCTNNMEEYEACIRGLEEAIDLRIKILDVYGDSALVINQIKGERETRHPGFIPYRDYARRLLTFFNKDEFHHIPREENQMAYALATLASMYQVKFPNEAPQITIMRLDRPAHVFAVEVVTDDKPWFHDIKIFLQKQEYPPGESSKDIRTLRRLSGNFFLTGNVLYKRNFDMKMVVTYKDWYEMLPLALHVYRTTVCTSTEVTSFSLVYGMEVVLPIEVEIPSMRILMEAKLSEVEWSQARYD, encoded by the exons ATGCCACAAGGTTCTCATGTACCATTTCTTGCAAGACTGAtgtttgactgcaccaacaatatggaagaatacgaagcttgtatcagGGGATTAGAAGAAGCCATTGATCTTAGAATCAAGATTCTGGATGTGTATGGAGATTCTGCTCTAGTTATtaatcagatcaaaggagaaaGGGAAACTCGTCACCCTGGCTttattccttacagagattatgcccgAAGACTGCTGACCTTCTTCAACAAAGATGAATTCCATCACATACCTCGTGAGGAAAATCAAATGGCATATGCATTAGCTACTCTAGCTTCCATGTATCAAGTGAAATTTCCAAATGAAGCTCCTCAAATTACAATCATGCGCCTAGATAGGCCGGCTCATGTATTCGCCGTTGAAGTTGTCACAGATGACAAGCCGTGGTTTCATGACATCAAAATCTTCTTACAGAAACAAGAGTACCCACCTGGGGAATCTAGCAAAGACATAAGAACTTTGAGAAGATTGTCTGGTAATTTCTTCCTGACTGGAAATGTGCTCTACAAGAGAAACTTTGATATG aaaatggttgtGACTTACAAGGACTGGTATGAAATGCTCCCTCTTGCTTTGCATGTGTACCGTACTACAGTCTGCACATCCACTGAGGTAACATCTTTCTCcttggtatatggcatggaagttgtgctcccaATCGAGGTTGAGATTCCCTCCATGAGGATCCTGATGGAAGCCAAGTTATCAGAAGTTGAATGGAGTCAAGCAAGATACGATTAG